One window of the Flavobacteriaceae bacterium YJPT1-3 genome contains the following:
- a CDS encoding choice-of-anchor L domain-containing protein codes for MNQLIIRFLQLGLLCYAVQVSAQAVTVDVNAFTVEELVRDVLIGSTTCGEVTNITYRTGTNATDPERDIPTNQEANGIGYFQSNGGPFPFQGGVILATGDARDARGPVTGLPNSGLDDSPRWQGDPELANIISSPETFNATIIEFDFVTALDFISFDFIMASNEFDGNLEGGEFECEFSDVFAFLLTAPDGTTTNLAIVPGTNQPIAVTNIHPPNPACPDAVTYPEYFDRYNDVGTGAVNYSGQTVAFTAQSTVIPNQQYHIKLAIADDEDEQVDSAIFLREGSFDLGIDLGPDRTAADVSAVCTPELTLGEEVLDVGTYQWNFFDENSGVFVPIAGADEPFYTVTESGRYRVDVILPGCTVSDEINVEFVDASPIALPPGDLLSCDGLVFDLADSIPAIIDGGDPNDFTVNFYQSAADAEADMNAIPMANWGAYQPVGGEQTIYVRVDNPMSTECDPAFTEFVIRSGIPPETLTVEVAQASFTPGGRYTVIATATPAANEGVYTYSLDDPNGPYQNSPVFEGVGPGTHVIYARNSEDCGLTASAPFTILDFIRYFTPNNDGFHDTWNILGLEETGNSNARIFIFDRYGKLIKQLIPNSPGWDGTYNGVPMPADDYWFRIEYREPGDGTPKKFSAHFSLIR; via the coding sequence ATGAATCAACTAATCATCCGTTTCCTACAGCTAGGCTTACTTTGTTATGCAGTGCAAGTATCTGCCCAGGCCGTTACTGTGGATGTCAATGCTTTTACCGTCGAAGAATTGGTTCGTGATGTATTGATTGGTTCTACCACTTGTGGAGAGGTGACCAACATCACCTACCGTACGGGAACAAACGCAACAGATCCAGAACGGGATATTCCTACCAATCAGGAGGCGAACGGTATCGGGTACTTTCAATCCAATGGTGGTCCTTTTCCCTTTCAGGGCGGGGTCATTCTGGCAACCGGTGATGCTCGAGACGCTCGAGGTCCGGTGACCGGACTGCCCAATAGCGGTCTGGACGATTCCCCACGATGGCAGGGCGATCCTGAATTAGCGAACATCATAAGCAGTCCGGAAACCTTTAATGCCACCATCATCGAGTTTGATTTCGTTACCGCCTTAGACTTCATCAGTTTTGATTTCATCATGGCCTCTAATGAATTTGATGGCAATTTGGAGGGAGGGGAGTTTGAATGTGAATTCTCTGATGTTTTTGCCTTCTTGCTGACCGCTCCGGATGGAACCACCACCAACCTGGCGATCGTTCCCGGGACCAACCAACCCATTGCCGTGACCAATATCCATCCTCCCAACCCGGCTTGTCCCGATGCGGTGACCTATCCAGAATATTTTGATCGGTATAACGACGTAGGTACAGGAGCCGTCAATTATTCAGGGCAAACAGTGGCTTTCACTGCCCAAAGCACGGTAATCCCCAATCAACAGTACCACATTAAGCTAGCCATTGCTGATGATGAAGATGAGCAAGTGGACAGTGCGATCTTCTTGAGAGAGGGGAGTTTTGACCTGGGCATCGATTTAGGTCCCGATCGTACTGCAGCAGATGTTAGTGCGGTCTGTACACCCGAGTTGACCCTTGGAGAAGAAGTGCTTGATGTTGGCACCTATCAATGGAATTTTTTTGATGAGAACAGCGGGGTTTTTGTTCCTATAGCGGGAGCTGATGAACCGTTTTATACAGTTACTGAAAGTGGTCGCTACCGGGTGGATGTCATTCTTCCGGGTTGTACGGTGAGCGATGAGATCAATGTTGAATTTGTGGATGCCTCACCCATAGCCTTACCTCCGGGAGACCTCTTGAGCTGTGATGGCCTGGTTTTCGATCTGGCTGACAGTATACCGGCGATCATTGATGGGGGAGATCCCAATGATTTCACGGTAAATTTTTATCAATCGGCGGCTGATGCGGAAGCCGATATGAATGCCATCCCTATGGCCAACTGGGGGGCGTACCAGCCGGTGGGAGGAGAACAAACCATTTACGTGAGGGTGGACAATCCCATGTCTACAGAATGTGATCCCGCCTTTACCGAATTTGTCATACGCAGCGGAATTCCTCCGGAAACCTTAACTGTTGAAGTAGCGCAGGCTTCCTTTACACCCGGTGGGCGTTATACGGTCATCGCGACCGCAACTCCTGCAGCTAATGAAGGCGTGTATACGTACAGCCTGGACGATCCGAATGGTCCGTACCAAAATTCTCCTGTGTTTGAAGGAGTTGGTCCCGGCACCCATGTCATTTACGCGCGAAACTCAGAGGATTGTGGTCTCACCGCAAGTGCTCCATTTACGATTCTCGACTTTATCCGGTATTTTACGCCCAATAATGACGGATTTCATGATACCTGGAATATACTGGGCCTGGAAGAAACCGGGAACAGCAACGCAAGAATCTTTATATTTGACCGTTATGGTAAATTGATAAAGCAGTTAATCCCGAACAGCCCGGGTTGGGATGGCACGTATAACGGTGTGCCCATGCCTGCTGACGATTATTGGTTTCGCATAGAGTATAGGGAACCGGGTGACGGCACCCCTAAAAAATTCAGCGCCCATTTTAGCCTGATAAGATAA
- a CDS encoding dodecin family protein, which translates to MPVLKVIEVLASSNKSWEQATANGVKEASKSLKGIKSVYVKEQSAVVSGDTVTDYRVNLKITFEVK; encoded by the coding sequence ATGCCAGTATTAAAAGTAATAGAAGTGCTTGCGAGCTCCAATAAAAGCTGGGAACAAGCTACTGCAAATGGAGTGAAAGAAGCTTCAAAATCCTTAAAAGGGATTAAATCAGTGTACGTAAAAGAACAAAGTGCGGTCGTGTCCGGCGATACAGTAACCGATTATCGCGTCAATTTGAAAATTACTTTTGAAGTCAAGTAA
- a CDS encoding thioredoxin domain-containing protein has protein sequence MRILALLAVLLSLTACTHSSDTMDHAYTNALVDETSPYLLQHAHNPVDWHPWKESVLEEAEQDNKLLLISVGYSACHWCHVMERESFEDTAVAKLMNTHFMNIKVDREERPDVDQVYMNAVQLMTGRGGWPLNVVALPDGRPVWGGTYLPKEDWVSALSQIAKLYEDEPERLVEYASRLEEGLKTMDLVEPNPTSPRFSQDTLSKAVRQWSMNFDTRLGGPKQAPKFMMPANLNFLLRYAHQTENDSLLDYVNTTLTQMAYGGLYDQVGGGFSRYSTDVKWHVPHFEKMLYDNALLTTLYSEAYLKTKDPLYKETVYGTIDFVLENWADPEGGFYAALDADSKTESGALEEGAYYVWTREELESIIDDFPLFAAYYNINDYGYWENDLYVLIRQDSDVDFAAEHGLSVTEVKSKVKQWKSKLGRFRESRPAPRMDDKMLTGWNGLMTKGLLDAYRVFQEPRFLSAAKKNAQFIVDQQMRDDGGLNRNYKNGTSSINAYLEDYAATIQAFLALFETTGEHSWLTHASDLTDYVMEHFSDDKTQLFFFTSDQDANLVVRQMEYRDNVIPASNSIMAKNLFQLAHYTLNPEYADRARKMLNNVQDELTTYPSGFGNWLDLYLNYTHPYYEVVITGPQAKAYLEQLNGQYLPNTLKAATTQESDLIIFEGRVQSSRTAVFVCVDNSCKLPVYSVAEALPLLKN, from the coding sequence ATGAGAATTCTCGCTTTACTTGCTGTACTCCTTTCACTGACTGCCTGTACTCATTCTTCTGATACTATGGATCACGCTTATACCAACGCCCTCGTCGATGAAACCAGCCCTTATCTGCTGCAGCATGCCCACAATCCTGTAGATTGGCATCCTTGGAAAGAGTCGGTACTCGAAGAGGCTGAACAAGATAACAAATTATTACTCATCAGCGTAGGCTATTCAGCCTGCCACTGGTGTCACGTCATGGAACGGGAAAGTTTTGAAGATACCGCAGTGGCCAAACTCATGAATACCCACTTTATGAACATCAAGGTCGATCGGGAGGAGCGCCCGGACGTCGATCAAGTGTATATGAACGCCGTACAATTGATGACCGGTCGAGGGGGCTGGCCTTTAAATGTGGTCGCCTTACCGGATGGACGCCCGGTATGGGGTGGCACCTATCTTCCCAAAGAAGATTGGGTCAGTGCCTTGAGTCAAATCGCCAAGCTGTATGAGGACGAACCCGAACGCCTGGTCGAATATGCTTCACGCCTGGAAGAAGGACTCAAAACCATGGATCTGGTAGAACCTAATCCCACCAGTCCTCGATTTTCACAGGATACGCTGTCGAAAGCAGTGCGTCAATGGTCCATGAATTTTGACACCCGCCTCGGGGGACCTAAACAGGCTCCCAAATTCATGATGCCAGCTAATTTGAACTTCCTGCTGCGCTATGCCCATCAAACCGAGAATGACAGTCTGTTGGATTATGTGAATACAACGCTCACCCAAATGGCTTACGGTGGCCTCTATGATCAGGTAGGAGGTGGTTTCTCCCGCTACAGTACGGATGTTAAGTGGCACGTACCCCATTTTGAAAAAATGCTCTATGACAACGCCTTGTTGACCACCCTGTACAGTGAAGCGTACTTGAAGACCAAAGATCCTTTATACAAAGAAACGGTGTACGGGACCATCGACTTCGTGTTAGAGAACTGGGCCGATCCGGAAGGGGGATTCTACGCTGCCCTGGATGCTGATAGCAAAACCGAGTCCGGGGCGCTCGAAGAAGGCGCCTACTACGTATGGACCCGGGAAGAGCTGGAATCCATAATCGACGACTTTCCTTTATTCGCAGCCTATTACAACATCAACGATTACGGGTATTGGGAAAATGATCTGTATGTACTGATTAGACAGGATAGTGACGTTGACTTTGCGGCTGAGCACGGTTTGAGCGTTACCGAGGTAAAAAGCAAGGTGAAGCAGTGGAAATCAAAATTAGGCCGCTTTCGCGAAAGCAGACCCGCTCCAAGAATGGACGACAAAATGCTGACCGGATGGAACGGCCTGATGACTAAGGGCCTTTTAGATGCCTATCGGGTGTTTCAGGAGCCTCGTTTTTTAAGTGCTGCCAAAAAAAATGCGCAGTTTATCGTAGATCAACAGATGCGCGATGATGGCGGACTCAATCGCAATTATAAAAATGGCACGAGCAGCATCAATGCGTATTTGGAGGATTATGCCGCAACCATACAGGCCTTTTTGGCCCTTTTTGAAACCACGGGAGAACACTCCTGGCTCACCCATGCAAGCGATCTGACGGACTATGTTATGGAGCACTTCAGTGATGATAAAACGCAGCTCTTCTTCTTTACTTCTGATCAGGATGCCAACCTGGTCGTGCGCCAGATGGAGTATCGGGATAATGTCATCCCTGCTTCTAACTCGATCATGGCTAAAAACTTGTTCCAATTAGCACACTATACGCTCAATCCCGAGTACGCTGATCGCGCTCGCAAGATGTTAAACAATGTGCAGGATGAATTGACCACCTATCCTTCCGGATTTGGAAATTGGCTCGATCTTTATCTGAACTACACCCATCCCTATTATGAAGTGGTGATCACAGGACCTCAAGCCAAAGCCTATCTGGAGCAATTGAACGGGCAGTATTTACCCAACACCTTAAAAGCGGCTACCACTCAAGAAAGCGACCTGATTATTTTTGAGGGACGGGTACAATCGAGCCGAACTGCCGTTTTTGTCTGTGTGGATAACAGCTGCAAATTGCCGGTTTACAGTGTAGCAGAAGCCTTACCCCTGCTCAAAAATTAA
- a CDS encoding mechanosensitive ion channel, protein MKFLQDFLPGDPETYIKEGIEWLWNFLPSFLGAIFVLFAGFWIIRIINRLVRKFFQKKDYDITLEKFIADLINWALKIILVVLVITQLGVQTSSLIAIIGAAGLAIGLALQGSLSNFAGGVLILLLRPFKVGDFISAQGVDGTVKSITIFNTRMTTFGNQLAVVPNGKLSNDKIINYSEEGIRRENITIGISYDSDIKKAKDILLELAMEQEVIMKEEEDKMPMVVVAELADSSVNLSLRYWTANADFWGARWYTLEEAKMRLEAAGIVIPFPQRDVHIYQEGN, encoded by the coding sequence ATGAAATTTTTACAGGATTTTTTACCCGGTGATCCGGAAACGTATATTAAAGAAGGGATTGAATGGTTATGGAACTTCTTACCCAGTTTCCTTGGAGCCATTTTTGTTCTCTTTGCTGGTTTCTGGATAATCCGTATCATCAACCGATTGGTTCGAAAATTCTTCCAAAAGAAAGATTACGATATCACTTTGGAGAAGTTTATCGCCGATCTGATCAATTGGGCGCTTAAGATCATTTTGGTCGTTCTGGTGATCACCCAATTAGGTGTTCAAACCAGTTCGCTCATTGCCATTATTGGTGCTGCCGGTCTGGCCATTGGTCTGGCCTTGCAAGGTTCCCTTTCCAACTTTGCCGGCGGAGTGCTTATTCTTCTATTAAGACCCTTTAAAGTTGGAGATTTCATCAGTGCACAGGGTGTTGACGGCACCGTCAAAAGCATCACTATCTTCAATACGCGCATGACCACTTTTGGCAACCAGCTGGCTGTTGTTCCCAATGGGAAGCTTTCCAATGACAAGATCATCAACTACAGTGAGGAAGGCATACGCCGCGAGAACATCACCATTGGGATCAGCTACGACAGCGACATCAAAAAAGCAAAAGACATTCTGTTGGAACTTGCCATGGAGCAGGAAGTTATTATGAAGGAGGAAGAAGATAAAATGCCCATGGTGGTAGTTGCTGAACTGGCTGATAGTTCGGTGAATCTTTCCCTGCGTTATTGGACGGCCAACGCTGACTTCTGGGGGGCACGCTGGTATACTTTAGAAGAGGCCAAAATGCGTTTGGAGGCTGCCGGCATTGTCATTCCGTTCCCGCAACGCGACGTGCATATATACCAGGAGGGCAACTAA
- the tsaB gene encoding tRNA (adenosine(37)-N6)-threonylcarbamoyltransferase complex dimerization subunit type 1 TsaB, which translates to MANILCLETASTNCSVAVVSASGITVVEDHGQNYSHGEQLHHYILDALEQAELQQSDLDAIAVSKGPGSYTGLRIGVSSAKGLCYAHDLPLLSVPTLQSLAGQLSVQPGEMIIPLLDARRMEVYSAVFDHKFQMIRATQAEIVEESSFSPYLAQGKVHFIGTGVEKCKTVIRHKQAVFHEHKLPSAREMAAFAKAKFQQKLFEDVAYFEPFYLKEFLVTKKKSK; encoded by the coding sequence ATGGCAAACATCCTGTGCCTGGAAACGGCCTCTACCAACTGTTCTGTGGCTGTAGTAAGCGCTTCAGGCATTACGGTAGTGGAAGATCACGGCCAGAATTATTCCCATGGAGAACAACTGCATCACTACATCCTCGATGCTTTAGAACAAGCCGAACTCCAGCAATCCGATTTGGATGCGATTGCGGTCAGTAAAGGTCCGGGGTCGTATACCGGCCTACGTATTGGAGTTTCTAGCGCAAAAGGCTTGTGTTATGCCCACGATCTCCCCTTACTATCGGTACCTACCTTACAGTCCCTGGCCGGGCAGCTGAGCGTTCAGCCGGGAGAAATGATCATTCCTTTGTTGGATGCACGCCGTATGGAAGTCTACAGTGCCGTTTTTGATCACAAGTTTCAAATGATACGCGCTACCCAGGCTGAAATTGTGGAGGAATCTTCCTTTTCTCCCTATTTAGCCCAAGGGAAAGTCCATTTTATTGGTACCGGGGTGGAAAAATGCAAGACCGTGATCAGGCATAAGCAGGCCGTGTTTCATGAGCACAAGCTACCTTCAGCACGGGAGATGGCCGCTTTCGCGAAAGCGAAATTTCAACAAAAGCTATTTGAAGACGTCGCCTATTTTGAGCCGTTCTACCTCAAAGAATTCTTAGTGACTAAAAAGAAGAGCAAGTAG
- a CDS encoding efflux RND transporter periplasmic adaptor subunit — protein MKKKTLIILISILVVVVIGLIVGKKAGAFGKAGNFKEVEIEPVNRTTIVETVAATGKIQPEVEVKLSSEVSGEIIELPIVEGQEVKKGDLLVRINPDLIQAALSQSQAGLQNARAQLSQAEASLTLARQNFERNKPLFEKGVISKADFERAQSDYEVAQANRESAYFNVQSVAASVKQAQDNLGRTSIYAPMDGTISKLSVELGERVVGTAQMAGTEIVRVADLSNMEVEVDVNENDIVKIAVGDSTKIEVDAYLKKEFEGIVTEIANSAESTLTADQVTNFKVKVRILDDSYQDLTEGKPESYSPFRPGMTATVDIITNKKSDVIAVPISSIVIKTDTSATSTKPKVAESTTGEEQRFETVFVKKGDEAKLRVVKTGIQDNRNIEITEGLTTDDVVIVGPYNTVTKSLKAGDKVEVKEKETPTSEKED, from the coding sequence ATGAAAAAAAAGACACTTATCATCTTAATCAGCATACTTGTGGTGGTTGTGATTGGTCTCATTGTAGGTAAAAAGGCAGGTGCCTTTGGAAAAGCAGGTAACTTCAAAGAAGTAGAGATTGAGCCGGTCAACCGCACGACTATCGTTGAAACAGTAGCCGCAACCGGTAAAATCCAACCGGAGGTCGAAGTGAAACTGTCTTCTGAAGTGTCTGGGGAAATTATCGAATTGCCCATTGTTGAAGGGCAAGAAGTAAAAAAAGGAGACCTTTTGGTCCGCATTAATCCTGATCTTATTCAGGCGGCATTAAGTCAGTCCCAGGCCGGACTTCAAAACGCTCGTGCACAATTGTCTCAAGCAGAAGCCAGTCTGACCTTAGCACGCCAGAACTTTGAGCGTAATAAGCCGCTGTTTGAAAAGGGAGTGATTTCTAAAGCCGATTTCGAGCGTGCCCAATCTGACTATGAGGTGGCACAGGCCAATCGGGAGTCGGCCTACTTTAATGTACAGTCGGTCGCCGCATCGGTAAAGCAGGCTCAGGACAACTTGGGAAGAACGAGCATTTATGCCCCAATGGATGGTACGATTTCCAAACTATCTGTTGAATTGGGAGAGCGCGTGGTAGGTACGGCTCAAATGGCCGGAACCGAGATCGTTCGGGTAGCCGATTTGAGCAATATGGAAGTAGAAGTGGATGTCAATGAAAATGACATCGTCAAAATAGCTGTAGGAGATTCTACAAAAATTGAAGTAGATGCTTATCTGAAGAAAGAATTTGAAGGCATAGTCACCGAGATCGCGAATTCCGCAGAATCTACGCTGACGGCTGACCAGGTGACCAACTTTAAAGTAAAAGTGCGCATTCTGGATGATTCGTATCAAGATCTTACTGAAGGGAAGCCGGAAAGTTACAGTCCGTTTCGTCCTGGGATGACGGCCACGGTCGACATCATCACCAATAAAAAGAGCGATGTGATCGCCGTTCCAATCAGTTCTATCGTCATCAAGACCGATACTTCAGCCACCTCCACTAAACCCAAAGTAGCCGAGAGTACCACTGGCGAGGAGCAGCGCTTTGAGACCGTATTCGTCAAAAAGGGAGATGAGGCTAAATTGCGTGTCGTCAAAACGGGTATTCAGGACAATCGCAATATTGAAATTACCGAAGGTCTCACTACGGATGATGTGGTCATTGTTGGTCCTTACAATACGGTGACCAAAAGTCTAAAGGCCGGTGATAAGGTTGAGGTGAAGGAAAAGGAAACGCCCACTTCCGAAAAAGAGGATTAA
- a CDS encoding TolC family protein, producing the protein MKKTTTLITFLLLSICVFGQSKKWTLRECVEYALENNISIQQSELNVENAEVDKLVADGNFLPSLNASSSISENTGLSFNPVTNNPQTTTFLSVTGRINVGYTVFDGLRNLRQLQRAKLSRLAAEYNLEQMKDDISLAVANAFLEIILNKENLKVVEAQNEVTQKQIEQTRELVDGGVIPRGDLLEIQATNANEQQRIVAARNAVEISKISLAQLLALQNYQEFDVVEGDYGIFGEELVDTPVGAIVEGAEENRFEIKIAEQNLALAEKDLQLSRGAYYPTLSAFFGYDTRYTDASSFQQFPDPNDPVTIREIGFVQETGQSVVGEFPNTILREVGADPFIDQLYQNDGIGYGFSLNIPVFNGFATRASVKRSKISVKRQQYLLEQAKLDLESNIYQAYTTATAARESYRAALKALESQELAYEYAEERYSVGLINAFDFSQSKLRYDNALIELNRSKYDYIFRIKVLELFFGIEATELKF; encoded by the coding sequence ATGAAGAAAACAACCACTTTAATCACTTTTCTATTGCTGAGCATTTGCGTTTTCGGACAATCGAAAAAGTGGACGCTTAGAGAATGTGTGGAATATGCTCTGGAGAATAACATTTCCATTCAACAAAGTGAATTGAATGTTGAGAATGCCGAGGTTGACAAATTAGTTGCCGATGGTAACTTCCTTCCTTCTTTAAATGCAAGTTCGAGTATCTCTGAAAATACCGGTCTTAGTTTCAACCCGGTAACCAACAATCCGCAAACAACCACCTTTCTCTCGGTAACCGGACGAATCAATGTAGGCTATACGGTTTTTGATGGTTTGCGTAATCTTAGACAATTACAACGAGCCAAGCTGTCTCGGCTGGCCGCAGAGTACAATCTGGAGCAGATGAAGGATGATATTTCTTTGGCTGTGGCCAATGCTTTTTTGGAGATCATCCTCAATAAAGAGAATTTAAAAGTAGTCGAAGCGCAGAATGAGGTCACTCAAAAGCAAATCGAGCAAACACGTGAACTGGTTGATGGTGGGGTCATCCCTCGAGGTGATCTTTTAGAGATCCAGGCAACCAATGCCAATGAGCAACAGCGTATCGTCGCTGCCCGAAATGCAGTAGAGATCTCCAAGATCAGCCTGGCGCAATTGCTTGCGCTTCAAAATTATCAGGAATTTGATGTAGTTGAAGGGGATTATGGAATCTTTGGCGAAGAATTAGTCGACACCCCGGTTGGCGCTATCGTAGAAGGAGCAGAAGAGAATCGTTTTGAGATCAAGATCGCAGAACAAAATCTGGCCCTGGCCGAAAAGGATTTGCAACTTTCGCGAGGTGCTTATTATCCTACCTTGAGCGCCTTTTTTGGGTATGACACGCGGTACACCGATGCGAGCAGTTTTCAACAGTTTCCCGATCCGAACGATCCGGTGACCATACGCGAAATTGGATTTGTACAAGAAACCGGTCAAAGCGTGGTCGGCGAATTTCCGAATACCATTTTGCGGGAGGTAGGTGCTGATCCCTTTATCGATCAATTGTATCAGAACGATGGTATTGGGTATGGATTTTCACTAAACATACCGGTATTCAACGGATTTGCTACCCGGGCTAGTGTCAAACGAAGCAAGATCAGTGTTAAACGTCAGCAGTACTTGCTAGAGCAAGCCAAATTAGATCTGGAATCGAATATCTATCAGGCGTACACCACCGCAACAGCGGCTAGAGAATCCTATCGGGCGGCATTGAAAGCCTTAGAATCTCAGGAATTAGCCTACGAATATGCAGAAGAGCGGTATAGTGTAGGGTTGATTAACGCCTTCGATTTCAGCCAGTCGAAATTGCGTTATGATAATGCGCTTATTGAATTAAACCGATCCAAATACGATTATATTTTTCGCATTAAGGTCCTTGAGCTATTCTTCGGGATAGAAGCGACTGAATTAAAATTCTAA
- a CDS encoding efflux RND transporter periplasmic adaptor subunit, whose translation MKRTGTIITLVLIVVLFAAGIWYIYSKDKEDPVVYQTEQPSTQTIVKKTVATGSIVPKEEVLIKPNISGIISEIFVEAGDQVTAGDLIAKIEVVPNASSLTNAKNNIASARTALETARLAFENQKSIYQRQKALFEKGVVSANDFDAIQNTYNQAEQRVKQEQVNLTSALQNYDIISTGTTSGLGNAATTQVRSTITGMVLDVPVKEGNQVIEANNFNDGTTIATLADVDKMIFEGKVDESEVGKIKEKLPLEITVGAIENKKFDATLDYIAPKGVEENGAIQFEIKGTLKKTDTTTFIRAGLSANASIILARADSVLAVKEALVQYDPKSKKPFVEIETGDQQFERRDVELGTSDGIYVEVLNGVDAKDKIKVWNQIKAPGGFGRG comes from the coding sequence ATGAAACGAACTGGAACCATCATTACCCTTGTACTCATTGTAGTCTTATTTGCTGCAGGAATCTGGTACATCTATTCTAAAGACAAAGAAGATCCGGTGGTCTATCAGACAGAGCAGCCTTCTACCCAAACCATCGTGAAAAAAACAGTGGCTACAGGCAGTATAGTGCCCAAAGAAGAGGTATTGATCAAGCCCAACATTTCAGGGATCATCAGTGAAATTTTTGTCGAGGCTGGAGATCAGGTCACAGCCGGAGATCTTATCGCAAAGATTGAAGTAGTGCCTAATGCCTCTTCCTTAACTAACGCCAAAAATAATATCGCCAGTGCACGCACAGCACTCGAAACGGCGAGATTGGCTTTTGAAAATCAGAAAAGCATTTACCAACGTCAAAAGGCCTTGTTCGAAAAAGGAGTGGTTTCTGCCAATGATTTTGATGCTATTCAGAACACCTACAATCAAGCTGAACAACGGGTCAAGCAGGAGCAGGTGAATTTGACCAGTGCCCTTCAGAATTACGATATTATTAGTACGGGTACAACTAGTGGTCTTGGTAATGCAGCAACCACTCAGGTGCGATCTACCATTACCGGTATGGTGCTGGATGTCCCGGTAAAAGAAGGAAATCAGGTGATCGAGGCCAATAACTTCAATGATGGCACGACCATCGCCACATTGGCCGATGTAGATAAAATGATCTTTGAAGGCAAGGTCGATGAAAGTGAAGTAGGCAAGATCAAAGAAAAGTTACCCCTGGAAATAACCGTAGGAGCTATTGAGAATAAGAAGTTCGATGCTACACTGGACTATATTGCTCCTAAGGGAGTAGAAGAAAATGGAGCCATCCAATTTGAGATCAAGGGTACTTTAAAGAAAACAGATACAACCACCTTCATTCGGGCCGGGTTAAGTGCTAATGCCAGTATCATTTTGGCTCGTGCTGACAGTGTGCTTGCCGTTAAGGAAGCCTTAGTGCAATACGATCCTAAGTCCAAAAAACCTTTTGTGGAAATAGAAACCGGTGATCAGCAGTTTGAGCGCAGGGACGTTGAGCTGGGAACCAGTGATGGCATTTACGTAGAAGTCTTGAATGGAGTGGATGCCAAAGACAAAATCAAGGTGTGGAATCAAATCAAAGCTCCTGGAGGTTTTGGTAGGGGATAA